The following proteins come from a genomic window of Rutidosis leptorrhynchoides isolate AG116_Rl617_1_P2 chromosome 10, CSIRO_AGI_Rlap_v1, whole genome shotgun sequence:
- the LOC139870222 gene encoding uncharacterized protein: MATEEPYEHITEFNEICATNQVNGFTDEEVRLRLFPYSLKDKAKRWFLSLPARSITTWAVMKKKFLEEFYPISKTSDMRMQIKSFRQFPGELFHEAYERLKELLRSCPHHEIPKWELVKVFYDGLDSQNRQFLLASSGGVFMTRSSEDGWAFFEQLSKGSKTQASVARKTHNPSHVNHVSNLGGLTRNLEQELDEIKMFLPMFNNPNQGGSVNSVQVRDVCSNCGDPSHYANGYKKGITLGMDEQVNEFQGRKYDPYSNTYNQGWRNHPNFSSDNNQFQRQNQNLSQNNQQSQSSSTDARMKSFMEEIKKTLEI, encoded by the coding sequence ATGGCAACGGAAGAACCTTATGAGCATATCACCGagttcaatgagatttgtgctacaaATCAGGTAAACGGGTTCACGGATGAAGAGGTACGCCTTCGCCTATTTCCTTATTCTTTAAAAGATAAAGCAAAACGTTGGTTTTTGTCTTTACCCGCCCGGAGTATCACTACTTGGGCGGTGATGAAAAAGAAATTCCTTGAGGAATTCTACCCGATAAGTAAAACTTCGGATATGCGTAtgcaaataaaatcttttagacaatttcCAGGTGAACTTTTTCATGAAGCATACGAACGTCTGAAGGAATTACTTCGATCTTGTCCTCACCATGAAATACCGAAATGGGAGCTTGTTAAAGttttttatgatggtcttgactcaCAAAATAGACAATTCCTATTAGCGTCTAGTGGTGGTGTGTTTATGACTCGAAGTAGTGAGGATGGGTGGGCATTTTTCGAGCAATTGAGCAAGGGTTCAAAAACTCAAGCTTCGGTTGCACGGAAAACTCACAATCCTTCCCATGTTAACCACGTTTCTAACTTGGGAGGTTTGACTAGGAATTTAGAACAAGAATTAGATGAGATAAAGATGTTTCTTCCCATGTTTAACAACCCGAACCAGGGCGGTAGTGTTAATTCTGTGCAGGTTCGGGATgtgtgctcaaattgtggagatCCATCTCATTATGCAAACGGTTACAAAAAGGGGATAACATTAGGGATGGATGAGCAAGTGAACGAGTTTCAAGGGCGAAAATATGATCCATATTCCAACACCTACAACCAAGGATGGAGAAATCATCCAAACTTTAGCTCGGACAACAACCAATTCCAAAGGCAAAACCAAAACTTGTCTCAAAATAATCAACAAAGTCAATCCTCAAGCACGGATGCTAGGATGAAGTCATTCATGGAAGAGATAAAGAAGACTTTGGAAATTTAA